One segment of Roseisolibacter agri DNA contains the following:
- a CDS encoding glycosyltransferase: MDGPQDHGADAAGHDLPAGRALSPPASAVSYRPPDQPTAVPAAPRGPATTPARPLRIAFCIDSLATSGGTELSTVRMAELLAAAGHQLELFTLRAQGAMGARYAAAGIPVHEVPVRSLVGLDTARAIRRFAARLRTGRFDVLHSHDLYTNVVAVCAARLARIPAIVASKRWTEWRLAHRMLNRGVFRLADCVVANSARVGTTLRAHDRVPAGRVAVVTNFVEDAAFARWTPDERLAQRRALGLADDAPVVGIVARLRAEKDHALLLDAIALVRARVPAVRLVLVGDGDEHEALEARADALGIRDAVVFAGHRPNRPNPHQLFDVSVLCSKHEGFPNTVVEAMAAARPVVATAVGGVPDALVASETGLLVPPGDARALADAIAALLADPARAEQMGAAGVARAREVFHATAVVPQLTRLYDGLLARARRGPSRAA; the protein is encoded by the coding sequence GTGGATGGACCTCAAGATCATGGCGCTGACGCTGCCGGTCATGATCTTCCGGCGGGGCGCGCACTGAGCCCGCCCGCCAGCGCCGTCTCGTACCGTCCGCCGGACCAACCGACTGCAGTCCCGGCGGCGCCACGGGGCCCCGCCACCACGCCCGCGCGCCCGCTGCGCATCGCCTTCTGCATCGACAGCCTGGCGACGAGCGGCGGCACGGAGCTCAGCACCGTCCGGATGGCCGAGCTGCTGGCCGCCGCCGGCCACCAGCTGGAGCTGTTCACGCTGCGTGCGCAGGGCGCGATGGGCGCGCGCTACGCGGCCGCAGGGATCCCGGTGCACGAGGTGCCGGTCCGCTCGCTGGTCGGCCTCGACACTGCCCGCGCGATCCGGCGCTTCGCCGCGCGCCTGCGGACGGGCCGCTTCGACGTGCTGCACAGCCACGACCTCTACACGAACGTCGTGGCGGTGTGCGCCGCGCGCCTGGCGCGCATCCCGGCGATCGTCGCCAGCAAGCGCTGGACGGAGTGGCGCCTCGCCCACCGCATGCTCAACCGCGGCGTGTTCCGGCTGGCGGACTGCGTCGTCGCCAACTCGGCGCGCGTCGGCACCACGCTGCGCGCGCACGACCGCGTGCCGGCGGGACGCGTCGCGGTCGTGACGAACTTCGTCGAGGACGCCGCCTTCGCGCGCTGGACGCCCGACGAGCGCCTCGCGCAGCGCCGCGCGCTCGGCCTCGCGGACGACGCGCCGGTGGTCGGCATCGTCGCGCGGCTGCGCGCGGAGAAGGACCACGCGCTGCTGCTCGACGCGATCGCGCTCGTGCGCGCGCGGGTGCCGGCCGTGCGGCTGGTCCTGGTGGGCGACGGCGACGAGCACGAGGCGCTGGAGGCCCGGGCCGATGCGCTGGGCATCCGCGACGCCGTCGTCTTCGCGGGCCACCGCCCCAACCGGCCGAACCCGCACCAGCTGTTCGACGTGTCGGTGCTCTGCTCGAAGCACGAGGGCTTCCCCAACACGGTCGTCGAGGCGATGGCCGCCGCGCGGCCTGTGGTCGCGACCGCGGTCGGCGGCGTGCCCGACGCGCTCGTCGCCAGCGAGACGGGGCTGCTCGTGCCGCCCGGCGACGCGCGCGCGCTGGCCGACGCGATCGCCGCGCTGCTGGCCGACCCGGCGCGAGCCGAGCAGATGGGCGCCGCCGGCGTCGCGCGCGCGCGCGAGGTCTTCCACGCGACCGCCGTCGTGCCGCAACTCACCCGCCTCTACGACGGCCTGCTGGCGCGCGCGCGCCGCGGGCCGTCGCGGGCCGCCTGA
- a CDS encoding O-antigen ligase family protein, translating into MPHTAGPLPETRRTSLLKAILGGVEFTPAYVGFLGYIFVITTLVVPIADVAMAVAVFSMLLPQPGGYRFPPTLRWLVALTAWCALGLTMTGHPGTVTEEVYALIKLCVIVFVAANVLRTRGQINFFLIFFLACYAFFPARAGLFAFLFYGGGRVAWQGLFGNPNDLAAMSLLALSMCLGLFFSARHTLLRLVSMAGVGVLSLVVLLTQSRGAMVAMFVFAFAAIVSTKGKQRLKLIYALAIAGVVGAYVAPKSVWDRFAGLANFGTETAQLKAVDPEGSAEQRWEIWKVARRITVENPILGVGWGAYPLEHAVYAQRPEFKRTARGARDTHSTLLNVVAETGFPGLVIFSGIFLSAVLFAERTRRAARRVLPEDATMLLYLELGLLAYFVAGIWGSYAKLSLTYVHTLVLWAYATMMMRTLRAQAGGVPYGAAAYGGVPSRAPLR; encoded by the coding sequence ATGCCGCACACGGCCGGCCCGCTGCCGGAGACGCGCCGCACCTCGCTGCTGAAGGCGATCCTCGGCGGCGTCGAGTTCACGCCGGCGTACGTCGGGTTCCTCGGCTACATCTTCGTCATCACGACGCTGGTGGTCCCCATCGCCGACGTCGCGATGGCGGTCGCCGTGTTCTCGATGCTGCTGCCGCAGCCGGGCGGGTACCGCTTCCCGCCCACGCTGCGCTGGCTCGTCGCGCTCACCGCGTGGTGCGCGCTCGGTCTCACGATGACGGGGCATCCGGGCACCGTCACCGAGGAGGTCTACGCGCTCATCAAGCTGTGCGTGATCGTCTTCGTGGCGGCGAACGTGCTGCGCACGCGCGGGCAGATCAACTTCTTCCTGATCTTCTTCCTCGCCTGCTACGCGTTCTTCCCCGCGCGCGCGGGCCTGTTCGCGTTCCTGTTCTACGGGGGCGGGCGCGTGGCGTGGCAGGGGCTGTTCGGCAACCCGAACGACCTCGCGGCGATGTCGCTCCTGGCGCTGTCGATGTGCCTGGGGCTGTTCTTCTCCGCGCGCCACACGCTGCTGCGGCTCGTGAGCATGGCCGGCGTGGGCGTGCTCTCGCTCGTCGTGCTGCTGACGCAGTCGCGCGGCGCGATGGTGGCGATGTTCGTCTTCGCCTTCGCGGCCATCGTCAGCACCAAGGGCAAGCAGCGCCTGAAGCTGATCTACGCGCTCGCGATCGCCGGCGTCGTCGGCGCGTACGTCGCGCCCAAGAGCGTGTGGGACCGGTTCGCGGGCCTCGCGAACTTCGGCACCGAGACGGCGCAGCTCAAGGCCGTCGACCCCGAGGGCTCGGCCGAGCAGCGCTGGGAGATCTGGAAGGTCGCGCGGCGCATCACGGTCGAGAACCCGATCCTCGGCGTGGGCTGGGGCGCGTACCCGCTGGAGCACGCGGTCTACGCGCAGCGGCCGGAGTTCAAGCGCACGGCCCGCGGCGCGCGCGACACGCACAGCACGCTCCTCAACGTGGTCGCCGAGACCGGCTTCCCGGGGCTCGTCATCTTCTCGGGGATCTTCCTGTCGGCCGTGCTGTTCGCGGAGCGGACGCGGCGCGCCGCGCGGCGCGTGCTCCCCGAGGACGCGACGATGCTCCTCTACCTGGAGCTCGGGCTGCTGGCGTACTTCGTGGCGGGCATCTGGGGCTCGTACGCGAAGCTGTCGCTGACGTACGTCCACACGCTGGTGCTCTGGGCGTACGCGACCATGATGATGCGGACGCTGCGCGCGCAGGCCGGCGGCGTGCCGTACGGCGCCGCCGCGTACGGCGGCGTTCCGTCGCGCGCCCCGCTGCGCTGA
- the asnB gene encoding asparagine synthase (glutamine-hydrolyzing), with translation MCGIAGVAGWATAPDETTATLRRMCAAIEHRGPDDEGHFVAPGIGLGMRRLSVIDVHAGHQPIGNEDGDVQIVFNGEIYNHRELRARLEACGHRFATHSDTETIVHGYEEWGDRVVDQLRGMFGFAIWDARRRRLLVARDRLGIKPLYYWVKDGGLAFASELGSLRALPGFDAQIHAPSVLRYLLFGYVPEPDAIYAGVRKLPPGHTLTWEPGSAPRIQRYWTPVRDEVAMDERDAVEELRRLLDESVRLHLESDVPLGAFLSGGIDSSTVVALMARQLDRPVRTFSIGFDDPRFNEAPHAAAVAKAIGTDHTELILRPDADALLERVITMYDEPFADSSALPTYLVSALARKHVTVSLSGDGGDELFGGYTRYAERLGQRELPALARQAIGGVARLLPHGARGRNRLLDMGRSARGRYAATVASPLPGAEGGVVRASLLRGMGDDVTMDGALGALFDEASGRDFATQMMLVDMQSYLPGDILTKVDRASMAVSLEARVPLLDHVLAEFAVTVPARLKMRDGTGKWLLRQAIEGIVPPAVLTKPKQGFGVPLGQWFAGPLRHRIDGLLRERSEIAEYVEPGAVARLHAEHVSGRRDHSMMLWRLLVLETWLARASLPAGVRAPDLADVATFVGA, from the coding sequence ATGTGTGGTATCGCAGGCGTCGCCGGCTGGGCGACCGCTCCCGACGAGACGACCGCGACGCTCCGGCGCATGTGCGCCGCCATCGAGCATCGCGGGCCCGATGACGAGGGGCACTTCGTCGCGCCGGGCATCGGCCTCGGCATGCGGCGCCTGAGCGTCATCGACGTCCACGCCGGGCACCAGCCGATCGGGAACGAGGACGGCGACGTCCAGATCGTCTTCAACGGCGAGATCTACAACCACCGCGAGCTGCGCGCGCGCCTGGAGGCGTGCGGCCACCGCTTCGCCACGCACTCCGACACCGAGACGATCGTCCACGGCTACGAGGAGTGGGGCGACCGCGTGGTGGACCAGCTGCGCGGGATGTTCGGCTTCGCGATCTGGGACGCGCGCCGCCGCCGCCTGCTCGTCGCGCGCGACCGGCTCGGCATCAAGCCGCTCTACTACTGGGTGAAGGACGGCGGCCTCGCGTTCGCCAGCGAGCTCGGCTCGCTGCGCGCGCTGCCGGGCTTCGACGCGCAGATCCACGCGCCGTCGGTGCTGCGCTACCTGCTGTTCGGCTACGTGCCGGAGCCCGACGCGATCTACGCCGGCGTGCGGAAGCTGCCGCCGGGGCACACGCTGACGTGGGAGCCGGGGAGCGCGCCGCGCATCCAGCGCTACTGGACGCCCGTCCGCGACGAGGTCGCGATGGACGAGCGCGACGCCGTCGAGGAGCTGCGCCGCCTGCTCGACGAGTCGGTGCGGCTGCACCTGGAGTCGGACGTGCCGCTCGGCGCGTTCCTGTCGGGCGGCATCGACTCGTCCACGGTCGTCGCGCTCATGGCGCGCCAGCTCGACCGGCCGGTGCGCACCTTCTCCATCGGCTTCGACGATCCGCGCTTCAACGAGGCGCCGCACGCCGCCGCGGTGGCGAAGGCGATCGGCACGGACCACACGGAGCTGATCCTGCGGCCCGACGCGGACGCGCTGCTGGAGCGCGTCATCACGATGTACGACGAGCCGTTCGCCGACTCGTCGGCGCTGCCGACGTACCTCGTGTCCGCGCTCGCACGGAAGCACGTGACGGTGTCGCTCTCGGGCGACGGCGGGGACGAGCTGTTCGGCGGCTACACGCGCTACGCCGAGCGGCTGGGGCAGCGCGAGCTGCCGGCGCTGGCGCGGCAGGCGATCGGCGGCGTCGCGCGGCTGCTGCCGCACGGCGCGCGCGGCCGCAACCGCCTGCTCGACATGGGGCGCAGCGCGCGCGGCCGCTACGCGGCGACCGTCGCCTCGCCGCTGCCGGGCGCCGAGGGCGGCGTGGTGCGCGCGTCGCTGCTGCGCGGCATGGGCGACGACGTCACGATGGACGGCGCGCTCGGCGCGCTGTTCGACGAGGCGTCGGGACGCGACTTCGCGACGCAGATGATGCTCGTCGACATGCAGAGCTACCTGCCGGGCGACATCCTCACGAAGGTGGACCGCGCGAGCATGGCGGTGTCGCTGGAGGCGCGCGTGCCGCTGCTGGACCACGTGCTCGCGGAGTTCGCGGTCACGGTGCCCGCGCGGCTCAAGATGCGCGACGGCACGGGCAAGTGGCTGCTGCGCCAGGCGATCGAGGGGATCGTCCCGCCCGCCGTGCTGACGAAGCCGAAGCAGGGCTTCGGCGTGCCGCTGGGCCAGTGGTTCGCGGGGCCGCTGCGCCACCGCATCGACGGGCTGCTGCGGGAGCGCTCGGAGATCGCCGAGTACGTGGAGCCGGGCGCGGTCGCGCGACTGCACGCGGAGCACGTGAGCGGGCGGCGCGACCACAGCATGATGCTTTGGCGGCTGCTGGTGCTGGAGACGTGGCTCGCGCGCGCGTCGCTGCCGGCGGGCGTGCGCGCGCCGGACCTCGCGGACGTGGCGACCTTCGTCGGCGCGTAG
- a CDS encoding glycosyltransferase family 2 protein, with protein MVPVYNGRAFLADAIASIRNQTRPVDELLVVDDASTDGSAELAESLGACVIRAPRNGGPSAARNLALHATDCEVVAFLDADDWWLPQHCEQLAGALERHPEALLASARTQLWQDQRRPELPEPPVDTPFDAVAPLVQFNFVPQTGAVVRRRAVLDVGGYDERLRLSEDYDLWLRLALCGPFVHVPEVTVHRRHHEAQASRAITGMFSNMWQHRLGLMERLSADATRRDTVVDALITAARVDLRDAWHAGEPEAFDVVAAAAARVPGAEPIVGRWQRRRAVGWHAWHTLRRLRRALRAR; from the coding sequence GTGGTTCCGGTCTACAACGGCCGGGCGTTCCTCGCCGACGCCATCGCGTCCATCCGCAACCAGACGCGGCCCGTCGACGAGCTCCTCGTCGTCGACGACGCGTCCACGGACGGCTCGGCGGAGCTCGCGGAGTCGCTCGGCGCGTGCGTCATCCGCGCACCGCGCAACGGTGGGCCGTCGGCGGCGCGCAACCTCGCGCTGCATGCGACCGACTGCGAGGTGGTCGCGTTCCTCGATGCCGACGACTGGTGGCTGCCGCAGCACTGCGAGCAGCTGGCCGGGGCGCTCGAGCGGCATCCGGAGGCGCTGCTGGCGTCCGCTCGCACGCAGCTGTGGCAGGATCAGCGCCGGCCCGAGCTGCCGGAGCCGCCGGTCGACACGCCGTTCGACGCGGTCGCCCCACTCGTGCAGTTCAACTTCGTGCCGCAGACGGGTGCGGTCGTGCGCCGACGCGCGGTGCTCGACGTGGGCGGCTACGACGAGCGGCTGCGCCTCTCCGAGGACTACGACCTCTGGCTGCGGCTCGCGCTGTGCGGGCCGTTCGTGCACGTGCCCGAGGTCACCGTGCACCGCCGCCACCACGAGGCGCAGGCGAGCCGCGCGATCACGGGCATGTTCTCGAACATGTGGCAGCACCGGCTCGGTCTCATGGAGCGCCTCTCGGCCGACGCGACGCGGCGCGACACCGTCGTCGACGCGCTGATCACGGCCGCGCGCGTGGACCTGCGCGACGCGTGGCACGCGGGCGAGCCCGAGGCGTTCGACGTCGTGGCCGCGGCCGCGGCGCGCGTGCCCGGCGCGGAGCCGATCGTCGGCCGCTGGCAGCGGCGGCGCGCCGTCGGCTGGCACGCCTGGCACACGCTGCGCCGCCTGCGCCGCGCCCTGCGCGCGCGCTGA
- a CDS encoding NAD-dependent epimerase/dehydratase family protein: MLSERTNCLVTGGAGFIGSHVVEHLTRAGHAVRVVDNLSTGFRHNLAAFEDVDFLEGDLQDPDVSDAAVRDIDVVFHLAALGSVPRSLSDAWGSHDANVNATLRLLESARNARVRRVVYSSSSSVYGDTPVLPKVESVEPLPRSPYAVTKLSGEQYVLAYARAGLVEGVALRYFNVFGPRQSPNGPYAAVIPLFLAAALEGTTARIHGDGLQTRDFTYVENVVNANLLGAFGPAERVSGTVVNCGAGGRTSLLELAQLIGEVSGRPIALEHGPARAGDVRDSLAGLERARAVLGYEPTVSLRDGLQRTWEWFAGAMSATARPAASMS, translated from the coding sequence ATGCTGAGCGAGCGAACGAACTGCCTGGTCACGGGCGGCGCCGGTTTCATCGGCTCCCACGTGGTGGAGCACCTCACGCGTGCGGGCCACGCCGTGCGCGTGGTCGACAATCTGTCGACGGGATTCCGCCACAACCTCGCGGCATTCGAGGACGTCGACTTCCTCGAGGGCGACCTGCAGGATCCCGACGTCAGCGACGCCGCGGTGCGCGACATCGACGTGGTGTTCCACCTCGCGGCCCTCGGCAGCGTGCCGCGGTCGCTCAGCGACGCGTGGGGCTCGCACGACGCCAACGTCAACGCGACGCTGCGCCTGCTCGAGTCGGCGCGCAACGCGCGCGTGCGGCGCGTCGTGTACTCCAGCTCCAGCTCGGTCTACGGCGACACGCCGGTGCTGCCGAAGGTCGAGTCGGTGGAGCCGCTGCCGCGCTCCCCGTACGCGGTGACCAAGCTTTCGGGCGAGCAGTACGTGCTGGCGTACGCGCGCGCGGGGCTCGTGGAGGGCGTCGCGCTGCGCTACTTCAACGTCTTCGGGCCGCGGCAGAGCCCCAACGGCCCGTACGCCGCGGTGATCCCGCTCTTCCTCGCGGCCGCGCTGGAGGGGACGACGGCCCGCATCCACGGCGACGGGCTGCAGACGCGCGACTTCACGTACGTCGAGAACGTCGTGAACGCGAACCTGCTGGGCGCGTTCGGGCCGGCCGAGCGGGTGAGCGGCACGGTGGTGAACTGCGGCGCGGGCGGGCGCACGTCGCTGCTCGAGCTGGCGCAGCTGATCGGCGAGGTGTCGGGGCGGCCGATCGCGCTGGAGCACGGCCCGGCGCGCGCCGGCGACGTGCGCGACTCGCTCGCCGGGTTGGAGCGGGCCCGCGCGGTGCTCGGCTACGAGCCGACGGTGTCGCTGCGCGACGGCCTGCAGCGGACGTGGGAGTGGTTCGCCGGCGCGATGAGCGCCACGGCGCGCCCCGCCGCCTCGATGTCGTGA
- a CDS encoding alginate lyase family protein yields MITTVLRVGRKLRGRSLDELRVRGAQALAAWRERAGLDRDLDADGRLARWLAPGVSAAPEALLARFRERPAPFWAAFDDPAATVAALRARCPDDEAQVLARAERVLARRFDLMGHRGLAFGDPIDWQHDPVAGTRAPLAHWSRVPYLDPARVGDHKVVWELSRQQYLATLGQAYWYTGDARYAQGFASLVTDWLDANPPKVGMNWTSSLEVAFRATSWLYALRFFAHAPELTPALYARLVGALHVHAVHLATYLSTYFSPNTHLTGEALGLVLIGSLVPELAGAARWRAQGERILLDQIARQQRADGVYFEQASQYHRYTAEFYLQLLVLTERQGRVPGEALRAAVPRLLEFLAELTRPDGTMPLFGDDDGGRLTQLDGRLPDDLRSLLLSGAVVCSRPEWRWLGDGDEAGTLWWLGPQAASALDALPARPPAGHGRAFVPSGFFVLRDGWHATASHAVVDCGPHGVFNAGHAHADALAVVLTLRGRHLFVDAGTYTYPGPERNAFRGAAAHNTALVDGLAPSVPADGAFQWRHVGEAHATRWVDAPALGLFAGVQSGGAWPPDVAHAREIVRVADRGWLVRDRLRAAGPHALSLGWLLAPGLRATVAAGGPDALPIVDVHTLAGDPVARVVVVGPGRWETEEAWVSPQYGTRTPATRLRWVAETLQGDDPVVTCILPPAADGLPTVRLASCEGEGRALLISPSADADTREDEVLLLRQGTGTLRVREVGHAVAHDVATDAACAWIWGAGAAVATLGGEFLALAGESIVRGGDLMPGVPHADRWTTAVRESGGWRVHGGTSTLAASRGA; encoded by the coding sequence GTGATCACGACCGTACTCCGCGTGGGCCGCAAGCTGCGCGGTCGGAGCCTCGACGAGCTCCGGGTGCGTGGCGCGCAGGCGCTGGCCGCATGGCGCGAGCGCGCGGGGCTCGACCGGGACCTCGACGCCGACGGCCGCCTCGCGCGCTGGCTGGCGCCCGGCGTGTCCGCGGCGCCCGAGGCGCTGCTGGCGCGGTTCCGCGAGCGGCCGGCGCCGTTCTGGGCGGCGTTCGACGACCCGGCGGCGACCGTGGCCGCGCTGCGCGCGCGCTGCCCCGACGACGAGGCGCAGGTGCTGGCGCGCGCGGAGCGCGTCCTCGCGCGGCGCTTCGACCTGATGGGCCACCGCGGCCTCGCGTTCGGCGACCCGATCGACTGGCAGCACGACCCGGTGGCCGGCACGCGCGCGCCGCTGGCGCACTGGAGCCGCGTCCCCTACCTCGACCCGGCGCGCGTCGGCGACCACAAGGTCGTGTGGGAGCTGAGCCGCCAGCAGTACCTGGCCACCCTCGGCCAGGCCTACTGGTACACGGGCGACGCGCGCTACGCCCAGGGGTTCGCGTCGCTGGTGACGGACTGGCTCGACGCCAACCCGCCCAAGGTCGGGATGAACTGGACGAGCAGCCTCGAGGTCGCGTTCCGCGCGACGTCGTGGCTGTACGCGCTGCGCTTCTTCGCCCACGCGCCGGAGCTGACGCCCGCGCTGTACGCGCGGCTGGTGGGCGCGCTGCACGTGCACGCGGTGCACCTCGCGACCTACCTCTCGACGTACTTCAGCCCCAACACGCACCTCACCGGCGAGGCGCTGGGCCTCGTGCTGATCGGGAGCCTGGTGCCGGAGCTCGCGGGCGCGGCGCGCTGGCGCGCCCAGGGCGAGCGGATCCTGCTCGACCAGATCGCGCGCCAGCAGCGCGCGGACGGCGTCTACTTCGAGCAGGCGTCGCAGTACCACCGCTACACGGCGGAGTTCTACCTGCAGCTGCTGGTGCTCACGGAGCGCCAGGGGCGCGTGCCGGGCGAGGCGCTGCGCGCGGCCGTCCCGCGCCTGCTCGAGTTCCTGGCGGAGCTCACGCGCCCCGACGGCACGATGCCGCTCTTCGGCGACGACGACGGCGGCCGCCTGACGCAGCTGGACGGGCGCCTGCCCGACGACCTCCGCAGCCTGCTCCTCTCCGGCGCGGTCGTCTGCTCGCGGCCCGAGTGGCGCTGGCTCGGCGACGGCGACGAGGCGGGGACGCTCTGGTGGCTCGGGCCGCAGGCCGCGAGCGCGCTCGACGCGCTGCCCGCCCGCCCGCCCGCGGGCCACGGCCGCGCGTTCGTGCCGAGCGGGTTCTTCGTGCTGCGCGACGGCTGGCACGCGACGGCCAGCCATGCGGTCGTGGACTGCGGCCCGCACGGCGTCTTCAACGCCGGGCACGCGCACGCCGACGCGCTGGCGGTCGTGCTGACGCTGCGCGGCCGGCACCTGTTCGTGGATGCGGGGACGTACACGTATCCGGGGCCGGAGCGGAACGCCTTCCGCGGCGCCGCGGCGCACAACACGGCGCTCGTGGACGGTCTGGCGCCCTCCGTCCCCGCCGACGGCGCGTTCCAGTGGCGCCACGTGGGCGAGGCGCATGCGACCCGCTGGGTGGACGCGCCGGCGCTCGGGCTGTTCGCGGGCGTGCAGTCGGGCGGCGCCTGGCCGCCGGACGTGGCGCACGCGCGCGAGATCGTCCGCGTGGCCGACCGCGGCTGGCTGGTGCGCGACCGCCTGCGCGCCGCGGGGCCGCACGCGCTCTCCCTGGGCTGGCTGCTGGCCCCCGGGCTGCGGGCGACCGTCGCCGCGGGCGGGCCGGACGCGCTGCCGATCGTCGACGTCCACACGCTGGCGGGTGATCCGGTGGCGCGCGTCGTCGTCGTCGGGCCGGGCCGATGGGAGACCGAGGAGGCGTGGGTGTCGCCGCAGTACGGGACGCGGACGCCGGCCACGCGGCTGCGCTGGGTCGCGGAGACGCTGCAGGGCGACGACCCGGTGGTGACCTGCATCCTACCGCCCGCGGCGGACGGGCTGCCGACGGTCCGGCTCGCATCGTGCGAAGGGGAGGGGCGCGCGCTGCTCATCTCGCCGTCGGCCGACGCCGATACTCGGGAGGACGAGGTCCTGCTGCTCCGGCAGGGCACCGGAACGCTGCGCGTCCGCGAGGTGGGCCACGCCGTGGCGCACGACGTGGCGACCGACGCCGCGTGCGCGTGGATCTGGGGCGCCGGCGCGGCGGTCGCCACGCTCGGCGGCGAGTTCCTCGCCCTCGCCGGGGAGAGTATTGTTCGCGGTGGCGATCTCATGCCGGGGGTCCCGCACGCCGATCGCTGGACGACCGCCGTGCGGGAGTCGGGCGGCTGGCGGGTCCACGGCGGGACGTCGACCCTCGCCGCATCGCGCGGTGCCTGA